DNA from Streptomyces sp. NBC_01260:
CGCCGCCCCATCGCCTCCCTCAACTACCTCCTCACCTCGCACGTCTGGCGCCAGGACCACAACGGCTTCTCGCACCAGGACCCGGGCTTCGTCGACCACATCCTCAACAAGAGCCCCGAGGTCGTCCGCGTCTATCTGCCCCCGGACACGAACACCCTGCTGTCCGTGGCCGACCACGCGCTGCGCAGCCGCGACTACGTCAACGTGATCGTGGCCGGCAAGCAGCCGAGCCTCGACTGGCTCACCCTCGACCAGGCCCGTGCGCACTGCGCGCGAGGTGCCGGGGTCTGGGAGTGGGCGGGTACGGAGGACGGCAGCCGCGAGCCCGATGTGGTGCTCGCCTGCGCCGGGGACGTACCCACCCTGGAGATCCTGGCCGCGGCCGGTCTGCTGCGGCGCCACCTGCCCGAGCTGGCGGTGCGGGTGGTGAACGTCGTCGACATGGCCCGGCTCATGCCGCACGGCGAGCATCCGCACGGGATGCCGGACTCCGAGTACGACGCCCTCTTCACCCGCGACAAGCCGGTGATCTTCGCGTACCACGGCTATCCCTGGCTGATCCACCGGCTGGCCTACCGCCGCACCGGCCACGCCCAGCTGCACGTCCGGGGCTACAAGGAGGAGGGCACGACCACCACGCCCTTCGACATGGTGGTCCGCAACGACCTCGACCGCTACCGGCTGGTCATGGACGTCATCGACCGGGTCCCGGGCCTCGGCGTGCGTGCCGTGGCGGTGCGTCAGGCGATGTCCGACACCCGCACCCGCCACCACGCCTGGATCCGCGAGCACGGCACGGATCTGCCCGAGGTGGCCGACTGGACCTGGGAGGGCTGAGGCCCGCGCAGCGCGCGGCAGGGCCGGGACGGATGCGCCGTCCGGGCCCTGCCGTACGCAAGGGGTCAGCGGCCGACGGCTCGGGCCAGCTGGGCCTTCGTCATCGATGAACGCCCCTTGACGTTCTTGTGCTTCGCCTCTTCGTAGAGCTGGTCGCGGGTGGGGCCCTGCGCGCCGCTGTGCGAGCGCAGACCGCCGCGCCGGGAGGGCGAGATGTCCTCGGTCGACGTACGGCTCGCGGTCCTGGACTCGCCGGAACGGGCGCGCTCCTTGTTGACCGTCCGGGCCGCGATCTCCTCGGCCCGGTCCTCACCGACCCCGCGCTCCTGGGCGGACTCCTTGATGTGCTCGTACTGCCGTGCCCGCTTGGGACTCGATCCGCGTGGCATCGTGTGCTCTCCTCTCACCCGGGCTCCGTCCCGGACTCTGCGTGCGGGGCCTTCAGTAGCGCAGCGCCGCCGCGATCCGCCCGTGCTCCTTGAGCGAGTCGTCCGCGAGGAACACCACGTCCGCGCCGCTGTCCAGCGCCGCCTCGACCAGCTCGTCGACGATGTCCTCGCGGACCTTCTCGTCCGCCGGGTCAGCGGCGTCCCCGCTCACCGGCTCAAGGTGCTCCTCAGTGACCCGGACCGTCTGCTGGTAGTGCTCCTCCACCGCCACCAGACCGGCGCGCGCCTCCCGTACGGCGGCCCAGACCTCGTCGAGACCGCCGGCGAAGGCGCGACGGCCGCGCGCCTCGTCCAGCTTGCCGTCGATCTCGGCGGCGAACCGCTTCTGGCGGGCCTCCAGCGCCGGCTGCAGTTCGCTGAGCAGATCACTGGGCGTCGTATCGGCGGGCGCGCCCTTGGTGACCCGCCCGGCCGCCGCCCCGGTGCTCTCGCCGACCTCGTCCAGCAGCGCGAGGGCGGGGGCGAGGCCGACCAGGTACAGCGGGCGCGGATCCGTGGCCAGGACCCCGCGCAGCTTCTCGTCCACCGTGCGCAGGAACTGACGGGTCTCCTCGTCGCTGAAGGTGCTCGGGGTGTCGCCGATCCGCTCCTCGCGCTGTGGGTTGGGCGCTTCGCGCGGAGCCGTCAGCGGGAAGCCGCCGATGTGCTCCTCGTGCGCGGCGTCCGCCGTGCCGCTGAACAGCGACGCGTGGTCGGCGGAGACGGTGAGCGCCCAGAACGGCCGGGCCTGGGCCTTCGCGGCGACCAGGTTGCGGGTGAGGTAGGTGTCGCTCAGCACCACTCGTTCGGGCGCGGTGCGGGGAAGCTGCCAGATCTGGTACTCGTCCGCCGTCGCCAGGACGACCAGCGAATCCAGGGCCCGGCGCGGATCGATCTCGGCGACCGCCCGGTCGAGCTGCTGCTTGATGGCGGTCCGGAGTTCCCGGTCGACCTGAGGGTCGGCGTCGAGCCGGTTTCCCGCCGCGGCGACCAGATTGCGCAGCCGGACGGCGTCCTGCGCGTTCTCGGGTGCGCGACGGTGCGTCGGCATGGTCAGGGACAGGGCGGGATAGGGCTTGGCCGCCCGGAGCTCCTGCAAGAGGCCGGCGGTCAGGGCATCCGTGTCCATCTGTTCCCTCCCGGGGACTTGGCGTGCTGCCGTGCGAAGCGGGTGATTCGACGAGTCAATTCATACCTTTTCATCCTAATATGGGCGAGTTGGTGCTCCCGGCTCCAGGAGGTAGGTGCGATGTCCACGCTCACCGTGTGGAAGTTCCAGTCCGCCGAAGGCGCGGAGGCCGTGGAGGCGACGCTGATCTCCCTTCAGAAGGAGGGGCTGATCAAGATCCTGGACGCGGCGGTGGTGAGCTGGCCCTCGGACCGGTCGAAGCCGCGGACGAAGCAGCTGCACAACCTGGTCGGCGCGAGTGCGCTCAGCGGCACGTTCTGGGGAATGCTCTTCGGGCTGATCTTCCTGATGCCGCTGCTGGGTGCCGCCATCGGCGCGGCCGCCGGGGCGCTCGGCGGAAAGCTGGCCGATGTCGGCATCGACGACGATTTCATCGCCGAGGTCAAGGAGAAGGTCACGCCGGGGACTTCGGCGCTGTTCCTCCTCACGATGAACGAGGTGCCCGAGCGCATCAGTCGAGCGCTCCCGGACGGCGGCGCCGAGCTGCTCCACAGCAATCTGGACAGCGGGAGCGAGGCCCGGCTCCGCGACGTCTTCGGGGACGACGCGGTATGACCCCGGGGAGGCTCCCGTCCTCCCGCCACCTGCCGGCCCTTTGCCTTCGTACCCCTTCCTCAGTTCCCCCTTCCTTTCGTGCCCCTCCCTTCGTACTTCCGAGCAGACGGAGCGTCCGTGAACCAGACCAGCCCCGTGCGGCGCGCCCTCGGCGGCCGTGCAGCCCGCAGCCTGACCCCGGCCCTCCTGGCCGCGTTGATCGTCGCCGGGACCGCCGCCTGCGGCAGCTCCGACACCTCCTCGCAGGGCACGGCCCAGAGCACCCGTACGGTCTCCGCGGCACCGGCCGCGTCCCCGAAGGCCACGGAGAGCCAACGCACCCAGCGGGAGTTCGCGGCCTCGGTGTCCGCCGAGACGGAGCGCAACCGGCAAAAGGCCGTCGCCATGCTCAAGGGTGTGAAGGGGAAGGGCAACGCGGTCAAGGACGTCTCCGTCAGAGGCCTCGCGGTCGAGCCCTCCGAACAGTTCCGCAGCGCCCTCGTCCGGGTGACCAACCCCACCGACAAGGCGGCCTTCTACGCGGTCAAGGTGGAGTTCGTCGACTCCTCCGACAAGGTCCTGGACTCCGTGGTGCTCGGCTTCGCCGACGCCCCGTCCGGCCGTCCGGTCAGCCAGCACGCCAACAGTCGCAAGGCCGCGGGCGTCAAGACGTTCCCGCGGATCGCCCAGGCCGAGCGCGGCTGACGGCCGGTCGGTGAACGCCGCCGACGCGGTCACGGACGCCCTGCGCGAACTGCACACCCGGTTCGCCGGCCTTCGCGACGGCCGGCTCGCCGACTACATCCCCCAGCTGGCTCTGGCCGACCCCGACGCGTTCGGGCTGGCCCTGATCAGCATGGACGGCCACCGCTACAGCGCGGGTGACGTCGAGGTGCCTTTCACCGTGCAGTCCGTGTCGAAGCCGTTCGTCTACGCCCTGTCCCTGTCCGTGGTCGGACTCGACGAGGTGGGCCGCTGGGTCGGCGCCGAGCCCAGCGGCGAGGCGTTCAACGCCATCAGCCTGGAACCGGGCACCGGACGTCCCGCCAACGCCATGGTCAACGCCGGCGCCATCGTCACCACCGCTCTGGTCCCCGACACCCGGGACGTCCCGAGATTCGACCGGATCCTCGACTACCTGAGCCGCTTCGCCGGCCGGCAGCTGGACGTCGACGAGCAGGTGTACGCCTCCGAGGCGCTCACCGGTGACCGCAACCGCGCCCTGGCGTATCTGATCCGCAGCGCGGGGCCGCTGCCCGTGGACCCGGTGGCGGCCGTGGAGACGTACTTCCGTCAGTGCGCGGTACGGGTCACGGCGCTGGACCTCGCCGCGATGGCGGCGACCCTGGCCAACGGCGGAGTCAACCCGGTCACCGGGGACGCGGTGGTGCCGGAGCCCGTTGCCGCCCACGTCCTCGCCGTGATGGCGACATGCGGGATGTACGACGCCTCGGGCGACTGGCTGCTCCGGGTGGGGCTGCCGGCCAAGAGCGGGGTGTCCGGCGGTCTGATCGCCGCCGGACCCGCCCGGTTCGGCCTGGCGACGTACAGCCCGCTCCTCGACCCGGCCGGGACCTCCGTGCGGGGGCACCTCGCGCTCGGCGCGCTGTCGGAGCGGTTCGGGCTGCACCTCATGCACAATCCGGCCCTGGCGGGCTCCACCGTCACCCTGGTCACCACGGCCGACGATCTGCCCTCCGCGCCGACGGGGGAGCGGGAACGCGCCCGCCGTGAGCGGGTGGCGGTGGTCGCGGCCCAGGGTGCGCTGGACTTCACCGCGGCCGAGCGGGTGCTGTACGCCCTGGATGAGTCGGGCCCGCAGGAGACGGCCGCCGTGGTGCTGGATCTGCGCCGGGTGACGGACATCGACACGGCGGCCCGGGCGATGCTGAACAGCGGACTGGCCCGGCTCACGGGCAGCGGCCGCCGCACCGCCGTCGCCGACCCGGCGGACCGCCTCGTGGAACAGGGAGCCGCCGCCGCCGGGGCTCCGCGGTACTTCGCCTCCCGCGAGGAAGCCGTGAACTGGTGCGCGACGCGGCGGACCGGCTGAGGCACGCTGCGCAGCCGGGTGCTCACCCGGCGGCGCAACGCAGTCCGTCTACCAGATGGCGTCCACCCATTCGGGGTGGTCGACGAACGGATTCCGGTTGTGCTGGTACTGGTCGAATATGACGTCGTTGCGCCGCTTCTCGAAGGTGTCCGGCGGGTCCTCCTGGCTCCACGCCTTCAGCACGGAGAGCCGGCCGATGTTCGGGGCGGAGCCGTTCGACACCTGGTCGTTGGGTTCGAGATCGGCGAAGGAGTCGTCGCCCTCGTACCGCACCGCCATGTAGAGGATCATGCGCGCGACGTCGCCCTTGACGGCATCGCGCGGTTCGAAGGAGTCGCTGTCGGTGTAGTTGCCGGGCGCCCCGCTCACCTCGCTGCCGCCGTTGTCGAAGTCCTTGTTGCCGCGAATGGAGTTGACCGACACGTCCGCCGGGCGCAGATGGTGGATGTCGGTGCCCGGTCCGGTGGCCGTGCCGAAGTCGCCGTGCGACTTGGCCCAGACGTGCTCCCGGTTCCACTGGTCGGTGCCGCCGCCGTTGTCGCTCTTGGGCTCGGAGCGGCCGGAGTAGAGAAGGATCACGTTCGAGGAGTTCGACGGGTCCTCGTCCGTGTCCTTGAGCGCGTCCCAGACCTGGCTGTAGGTGAGTGTGGACTGGTCGCTGATGATCATGTGCAGGGCGCCCTTGAGCGCGGTGCCGGTCTTGCCGAGCGCGTCCTGGTAGTACGTGTCGTCCAGCGCACCGAGCGGGGTGGCGGCGGCCGCCGGGGCCCTCGGGGTGTCTGCAGGTGCGGCGGCCGCGGTGCCGGTGAGCACCGCGAAGGCGGCGAGAGTGGCCAGCAGCGGGCGCCGGCAGGGAAGATGACGACGGGACATGTGGGGTGTCCTCTCCGGAAATACGGGCACCGCGGCGCCGACTCAGGGTGGGGGGAGCGGCTCCGCGGTGGTCGTGTGATACGTGGTCAGCGGGAGCCTTCCACACGCACCGTGACCCGGGTGTGAACGCTGCGTACCTATCATGTGCAGGTCAAGTGAGGGCCGGTTCCGGGCCGGGCGGACGATTCTGCCGGGTATCGGATGCGCCCCCGTCGGCGCGGGGCGAGAATTGCCGCAAGGACGAGGAGGCGGCATGAGTGACGAGCCCGAATCCGTATCCGCATCGCGGGGCGTGACCCCCGACGGCCTCTTGCACACCGGCGCGAGCGACGATCCGTCGCCCGAGGACCTGGTGCTCGCCTCCGGGCGGGACCTGACCCCACAGACCCTTGAGTGGGCGCGCCTCAGACTGGCCAGGGAGGGGCGGGCGGCCATCGACAAGCAACTGCCGTAGCCGCCGTCGGGCGCCGGGCCAGGGGGAGTACGGACGCTCCTCGCCGTCACCGCGGCCGGAAGTGTTCGGGTGTCTCCCGCTGCTCGGTTAGCCTGAACGCACAATGAACCGTTTGACGACGTCAGGGGCCGGTTACGAACTCGCCCGATTCCCCGAGGACCCCCGCGACCCTTTCCGTGCCTGGGACGCGGCCGACGAATACCTGCTGCGGCACCTGGAAGGGGCCGACGGAGCCGACCCGGTCGACCTGTCCGGCAGTGTCGTCGTGGTCGGCGACCGCTGGGGCGCGCTGAGCACGGTGCTGGCCGGCCACCGTCCCGTACAGATCACCGACTCCTACCTCGCGCAGCGGGCGACAGCGGCGAATCTGGAACGCAACGGGGCCGACGCGGACGCCGTACGTTTGCTGTCCGTGCGCGACACCCCGCCGGAACGGATCGACGTCCTGCTCGTACGGGTGCCCAAGAGCCTCGCGCTCCTGGAGGACCAGCTGTACCGGCTCGCGCCCGCCGTCCACCCCGGCACCGTCGTCATCGGCACCGGGATGGTGAAGGAGATCCACACCTCCACCCTCAAACTGTTCGAGCGCATCATCGGTCCCACCCGCACCTCGCTCGCGGTCAAGAAGGCCCGGCTCATCCACTGCACACCTGACCCCGCCCCCGTCCGCGCGCCCAGCCCCTGGCCCCACCGCTACGAGCTGCCCGACGACGTCGGGGCCGTCGCGGGGCGGACCGTCACCAACCACGCCGGGATCTTCTGCGCGGAGCGGCTCGACATCGGCACCCGCTTCTTCCTGAAGCACCTGCCGGCGCGCAGTGGCCCCGAGCGGGTCGTCGACCTCGGCTGCGGGAACGGGGTACTCGGGCTGTCCGCCGCACTCGCCAACCCCGAGGCCGCGGTCACCTTCATCGACGAGTCGTACCAGGCGGTCGCCTCGGCCGAGGCGACCTTCCGGGACAACACCGACGCCGGTGCCGAGGCCCGTTTCGTGGTCGGCGACGGCCTGGCCGGCACCGCGCCCGCGAGCGTCGACCTGGTCCTCAACAATCCGCCCTTCCACTCGCACCAGGCCACCACGGACGCGACCGCCCGGAACATGTTCCACGGCGCACGCGCCGCACTGCGCCAGGGCGGCGAGCTGTGGGTCGTGGGCAACAGGCATCTCGGCTACCACACCCAGCTGCGCCGGACGTTCGGCAACTGCACCACGGTGGCGGGCGACCCCAAGTTCGTGGTGCTGCGCGCCGTCAAACGCTGACTTCCGACTGCCGGGGTTCCGTGCCCCTTCCGGATTCTTGCAACACGTTCTACTGTGTGCGCCGCCGCACACGGGCGACGCGACCGCGAGACTCCTGGAGGGGCCGTGCACCTCGAATACACGCCTGAGCAGCAGCAGTTGCGCACCGAACTGCGCACATACTTCGCCGCCCTGGTCCCCGACAACGCCTACGCGCGCTACGCCGACCCCATGGCGCAGAAGCGCTTCTACCGGGAGACCATCCGGCGCCTGGGCGCCGTCGGCTGGCTCGGCGTCGGCTGGCCCACGGAGTACGGCGGGCGCGGCCTGTCACCGATGGAGCAGTTCATCTTCTTCGACGAGGCCGCGCAGGCCGGCGTACCGCTGCCGCTGATGGCCCTCAACACCGTCGGCCCGACGATCATGCAGTTCGGCACCGACGAACAGAAGGCCTACTTCCTGCCCAAGGTCCTCGCCGGGGAGATCGACTTCGCGATCGGCTACAGCGAACCCGACGCGGGCACCGACCTCGCCGCCCTGAAGACCCGGGCGGTACGAGACGGCGACACGTACGTGGTCAACGGACAGAAGATCTGGACGACCAACGGCGACACCGCCGACTGGGTCTGGCTCGCCGCCCGTACCGACCCAAAGGCCCCGCCGCACAAGGGCATCACCATGCTCCTGGTCCCGACCTCCGACCCCGGCTACTCCTGCACCCTGATCAACACCCTCGCCTCGCACGACACCACCGCCAGCTACTACGAGAACATCCGCGTCCCGGTCTCCCGCCGGGTCGGCGAGGAGAACAAGGGCTGGCGGCTCATCACCAACCAGCTCAACCACGAACGCGTCACCCTCGCCGCCCACGGCACCATGGCTATCCGCGCCCTGCACAACGTCCGCCGCTGGGCCGCCGACACCAAACTCGCCGACGGCCGCCGCGTCATCGACCTCGGCTGGGTCCGCGCCCGCCTCGCCCGCACCCACACCCGGCTAGACGCCATGAAACTCCTCAACTGGCAGATGGTGTCGGCCGTCCAGCGCAACACCCTCACGCCGCAGGACGCCTCCGCCGTCAAGGTCTACGGCTCCGAGGCGCGCCGCGACGCCTACGCCTGGCTCATGGAGGTCGTCGGCTCGGCCGGACCGCTCAAGGAGGGCTCGGCCGGCGCTGTGCTGCACGGCGAACTCGAACGCGGATACCGGTCCGCCGTCATCTTCACGTTCGGCGGGGGGAACAACGAGATCCAGCGGGAAATCATCTCGTGGATCGGCCTCGGAATGCCGCGCGTACGGCGCTGACCGCGTGTGACGAGGATTTTCGGCCGGCACGGAGGATGGGCAGCTGGCACCGGGCAGAACGCGCCGTACTGACAGGTCTGCATCCACTCCCGGCTCAAGTCCTGTCCGGCCTCCGAGGTCGCCTCGATGATCAAGGGCGTGCCGCGGCACTGCACCGGCACGGAAGTGCACCGGACCTGTCCATCAGGGCGACGGTGCCCGGCCCGCGCACCTTGCCGGGAGAGGCAGCCGTAACCCCGGCGTGACACCCGGGCTCCGGGCCTCGCCGGTGCCGACGGGCCGTGGGTGCGGCAGCCGTCGGACTTCCGGGCCGCCCACCGGCGGGAGAGCGAACGGCGGGCGGCCCGGTCGGGTGCGGTCAGGGAGCGAGCACGACCGTCTTTCCGGGCAGCCGCCCGGCCCCGGCGTCCTCATGCACGGCGGCCAGTTCGGACACCGGGCGGTGGGCGGCGACATGGACCCGGAGCTTGCCGGCATCCACCTTGGCGACCAGCTCGGTGAGCTGGGCCCCGTCGCTGCGGACCCACAGGCTTGCGCTGCGCACCCCCCGGGCGGGGTCCTCCGGAATCGGGCCGGCTGTGCTGGCGGCGACCCCGCCGTCGGCAACGTAGTTCGTCAGCTGCGCGAGCTCCTCCGGGGAGACGCGCACATGGTTCACCACGGCCTGGAACGGACCGCCCACGGCGGCCGGGCCCGCGGCGAGGGAGAGGGGGCCGACGACCCGGTCCGCGCCGTAGCCCTCAAGGCGGGCGGCGTGCTGCGGCGCGTCCACAGCGGTGACGTGCGCTCCCGCGTCGACGGCGAGCTGCACCACGAGGCTGCCCACCGCGCCCCCCGCCCCGTTGACCAGGACGGTCTGACCGGGTTTCAGTTGGGCGAGTTCGAACGCCGTCTGCCAGGCCGCCAGGCCGGTCAGCGGCAGCGCCGCGGCGTCGGCCAGCTGGGTCGTCCGGGGCGCCGGGGCCAGGGACTCGGCCGGGGCGAGCACGTACTCGGCGGCGCCACCGGCGGAGTCGAGGGGCAGCATCGCCACGACCCGGTCGCCGACCTCCAGGCCCTCTATGTCCGCGCCGAGTTCAGCGACGGTGCCCGCCAGGTCGATCCCCGGCACGTACGGGAGAGTGATCGGGATCATCTCGGCCAGGACACCGGCCCGGATGTGGTCGTCGACCGGGTTGAACGATGTGGCCGCCACCCGCACCAGCACCTGCCCGGTGCCGGGGACCGGACGGTCGACGTCCTCGTAGCGCAGGACCTCGCTGCTGCCGAACTCATGGAAACGCATTGCCTTCATGGCACTTTCCTCCAGGGTGATTGATGTCGTCGCCGACGGATGAGGCGATCAGGCGGGAAGGTGAAGCACCTCGGGGCGCTCAGGTCAGCCGCACCGACCGGGTGGAGTTGCCCATCACCATGCGGTTGATGGCACTCACGGCGCTGCCGGGGTCATCGGCGGCGCCGACGGCGAGCAGCAGCGGGACGAAGTGGTCAGCCGTCGGATGGGCGACCGTGGCACCGGGCGCCTTGTTGCGGTAGTCGGTGAGGGCGTCGGCGTCGCCCCGGGTGAGGGCGTCAACAGCCCATTCGTCGAAGGCCGTGGTGTCGGCGGCGAGCTCCGGCCGGCGGAAGACGGCGAAGCTGTGCGTCATGAAGCCCGAGCCGAGAACGAGGATGCCCTCTTCGCGCAGGGGCCGCAGGCGTGTCCCGAGCTGGAGCAGAGCGCTGGGGTCGAGGCTGGGCATCGACAGCTGCACGACCGGGACATCGGCCGCGGGGTACATGGCCATGAGCGGGATGAAGGCGCCGTGGTCGAGGCCGCGGTCGGCGAACTCGTGCACCGGCGTCCGGCCCAGCAGGCCCGTGAGTCGCCGAGCCAGGTCGCCGGCGTCCGGGGTCGCGTAGGGAAGGGTCTTGTAACGGGGGTGGAAGCCGCTGAAATCGTAGTGGAGCGGGGCGCCGGCCGAGGCTCGGGACATCGCGGCCGGTGCCCGTTCCCAGTGGGCCGAGACGACGACGGCGGCCCGGGGTTTGGGCATCGACCGGGCCCAGTCGAAGAGGTCGTTGAGCCACTGCGGATCGTCGAGGGTGAACGGGGCACCGTGGCTGACGAAGAGGCTGGGCAGGGAACCGTCGGAGGGGTTCCACACCCGATGCTCGCGCGCCTGTGGCAGGACCCGGGCAAGGAGGTCGTCATATGCCGCGGCTGGTGTGCGCGACGGGAAGGGGGAAGTCAGGCCGTCAGGGGAGGTCCGGCTGCTCGTGGTGGTCGTCGAAATCAGCTCCTTCACTTGCCCCGGCAAGTATTTTTACTTGCCGGGGCAAGTCGAAAGGTAGCCCGCCAAGGGTTGCCTGGGCAAGTGACGTGAGTTGCCCGGGCAAGTATGATGGGGCTTATGGACACCCAGTCACCCTGGCTCGACGACGACCAGCAGGACCTGTGGCAGGCGCTGCTCACGGTCGTCATCGCCCTCCCGGCGGCCCTCGACCGCCAGCTGCAGCGAGACGCCGGCATCTCCAACTTCGAGTACGGGGTGCTGGCCCAGCTGTCCATGGCCGACGAGGCCACGATGCGGCTCAGCGAACTGGCCAGGGTCTGCGACAGCACCCAGCCCCGCCTGTCGAAGGTGATGGACCGCTTCGAAGCCCGCGACTGGGTCGCCCGCCGACCCGACCCCAGCGACGGTCGATACACCCTCGCTGCCCTGACCGACGCCGGTCGGCAGAAGCTCGTCGAGAGCGCACCGGAGCACGTCGCGCAGGTGAAGCGGCTCGTGTTCGATCCGCTCAGCGCCGCCCAGCGCCGCCACCTCGGGGCCGCACTCACCCACATCGCCGCTACCGTGCGCCGGGAAGCCGAAGGAGGCTGAGCGCCGACCTCGGGAGGGGGCTTCCGGTCAGCTCCGCGACGCCAGTGATGCGGTGCATGGCGAAGGTGTGGACCTCGTCGGAGGTGGCGGTACGCCGTGGCGAAACCGCGCTCCACCCGGATCGGGGCGGTGGCACGCCGGCCGGCGTTGCCCTCGGTGCCGACGAAGCCGATCCTCACCGCGCCGTCGGCGCCGAGGGCATCCGTCCGGGGCAGGGTGAGGGCCTCGGCCGCGGGGGAGCAGCCCGTCTCGACCGCGAGCTGTTCAACGTCACCAAGCTGGTCGAGTGCGGCTACGACGACGCGCACCGCCCCGCCGTTCCCTTGATCGCGACCTACTCGGGCGCGCCGGGCAAGGCCGGCAAGGCGCTCGAGGAGGCGGCGCCTGCCACGCCATTGTCAAGGATCCCGGATCGTGCCGTCCGGAGCCGTTGACCTTCCTCCGGTACGACCTGGACCTGGGGCTGGACAACACGGCACAGATCCTCGGCCTGTCGCTGACCGGCCTCACCGACCACGCGATCGCCACCCTGCCGCGCACTTCGCTGCGAACGGTGCAGCGCCGGATCCGGCACCTGATGGACACAGCAGAAGTGCGGAATCGCATACAGCCGGGCTTCCATGCGGCACGGCTGGGCTGGCTCGAAGCTCCGTCGTCGTCGGACCAGCGGACCGAAGCGGTCGGCCGCGCCTGCGCGGACATCATCTGACAGTCGCCGAAATCCACCACGGTGGTCCTCCGGCCGCCCGATCCGCCGCCGGACCTGCTCACACACGAAGCCGGAGGTGATCCCGGACGGCCGGTCCGCTGCGCACCACATCCGTCGATCCCGCACCAGAGGAACGTACTTTCAGGGAGACGTCGCGGCCCGATCGGACTCGCTACGTTCTGTGCTACCGAGACCATGCAGGTCAGCCTGCCTGAGCACCGCTCAGTCCGGCACCAGAACCGCGTCCGGGCCCTCACGGACAATCGTGCCCATTTCATCTGTTACCAACTGCGGACAAGAATTGGGTGAACAACTCCGGCCCGAGTGCCGTCTCACGGGGTGCACTGAACAGCAGATCCGGCCGGACGTCCTGCGGGAGCAGTCCCAGGCGCAGGTGCCGCATCCCGATATCCCATGGAGGCTTCGATCATGACCACTCGCCGTGCCGCCCGTGCCGCCCGTGCCGCCCGTACCGCCGGTCTGGTGGCCGTCGCCGCCGCTGCGGC
Protein-coding regions in this window:
- a CDS encoding plasmid stabilization protein, which translates into the protein MPRGSSPKRARQYEHIKESAQERGVGEDRAEEIAARTVNKERARSGESRTASRTSTEDISPSRRGGLRSHSGAQGPTRDQLYEEAKHKNVKGRSSMTKAQLARAVGR
- a CDS encoding baeRF3 domain-containing protein, which translates into the protein MDTDALTAGLLQELRAAKPYPALSLTMPTHRRAPENAQDAVRLRNLVAAAGNRLDADPQVDRELRTAIKQQLDRAVAEIDPRRALDSLVVLATADEYQIWQLPRTAPERVVLSDTYLTRNLVAAKAQARPFWALTVSADHASLFSGTADAAHEEHIGGFPLTAPREAPNPQREERIGDTPSTFSDEETRQFLRTVDEKLRGVLATDPRPLYLVGLAPALALLDEVGESTGAAAGRVTKGAPADTTPSDLLSELQPALEARQKRFAAEIDGKLDEARGRRAFAGGLDEVWAAVREARAGLVAVEEHYQQTVRVTEEHLEPVSGDAADPADEKVREDIVDELVEAALDSGADVVFLADDSLKEHGRIAAALRY
- a CDS encoding DUF1269 domain-containing protein, whose protein sequence is MSTLTVWKFQSAEGAEAVEATLISLQKEGLIKILDAAVVSWPSDRSKPRTKQLHNLVGASALSGTFWGMLFGLIFLMPLLGAAIGAAAGALGGKLADVGIDDDFIAEVKEKVTPGTSALFLLTMNEVPERISRALPDGGAELLHSNLDSGSEARLRDVFGDDAV
- the glsA gene encoding glutaminase A, with protein sequence MNAADAVTDALRELHTRFAGLRDGRLADYIPQLALADPDAFGLALISMDGHRYSAGDVEVPFTVQSVSKPFVYALSLSVVGLDEVGRWVGAEPSGEAFNAISLEPGTGRPANAMVNAGAIVTTALVPDTRDVPRFDRILDYLSRFAGRQLDVDEQVYASEALTGDRNRALAYLIRSAGPLPVDPVAAVETYFRQCAVRVTALDLAAMAATLANGGVNPVTGDAVVPEPVAAHVLAVMATCGMYDASGDWLLRVGLPAKSGVSGGLIAAGPARFGLATYSPLLDPAGTSVRGHLALGALSERFGLHLMHNPALAGSTVTLVTTADDLPSAPTGERERARRERVAVVAAQGALDFTAAERVLYALDESGPQETAAVVLDLRRVTDIDTAARAMLNSGLARLTGSGRRTAVADPADRLVEQGAAAAGAPRYFASREEAVNWCATRRTG
- a CDS encoding endonuclease I family protein — protein: MSRRHLPCRRPLLATLAAFAVLTGTAAAAPADTPRAPAAAATPLGALDDTYYQDALGKTGTALKGALHMIISDQSTLTYSQVWDALKDTDEDPSNSSNVILLYSGRSEPKSDNGGGTDQWNREHVWAKSHGDFGTATGPGTDIHHLRPADVSVNSIRGNKDFDNGGSEVSGAPGNYTDSDSFEPRDAVKGDVARMILYMAVRYEGDDSFADLEPNDQVSNGSAPNIGRLSVLKAWSQEDPPDTFEKRRNDVIFDQYQHNRNPFVDHPEWVDAIW
- a CDS encoding methyltransferase encodes the protein MNRLTTSGAGYELARFPEDPRDPFRAWDAADEYLLRHLEGADGADPVDLSGSVVVVGDRWGALSTVLAGHRPVQITDSYLAQRATAANLERNGADADAVRLLSVRDTPPERIDVLLVRVPKSLALLEDQLYRLAPAVHPGTVVIGTGMVKEIHTSTLKLFERIIGPTRTSLAVKKARLIHCTPDPAPVRAPSPWPHRYELPDDVGAVAGRTVTNHAGIFCAERLDIGTRFFLKHLPARSGPERVVDLGCGNGVLGLSAALANPEAAVTFIDESYQAVASAEATFRDNTDAGAEARFVVGDGLAGTAPASVDLVLNNPPFHSHQATTDATARNMFHGARAALRQGGELWVVGNRHLGYHTQLRRTFGNCTTVAGDPKFVVLRAVKR
- a CDS encoding acyl-CoA dehydrogenase family protein encodes the protein MHLEYTPEQQQLRTELRTYFAALVPDNAYARYADPMAQKRFYRETIRRLGAVGWLGVGWPTEYGGRGLSPMEQFIFFDEAAQAGVPLPLMALNTVGPTIMQFGTDEQKAYFLPKVLAGEIDFAIGYSEPDAGTDLAALKTRAVRDGDTYVVNGQKIWTTNGDTADWVWLAARTDPKAPPHKGITMLLVPTSDPGYSCTLINTLASHDTTASYYENIRVPVSRRVGEENKGWRLITNQLNHERVTLAAHGTMAIRALHNVRRWAADTKLADGRRVIDLGWVRARLARTHTRLDAMKLLNWQMVSAVQRNTLTPQDASAVKVYGSEARRDAYAWLMEVVGSAGPLKEGSAGAVLHGELERGYRSAVIFTFGGGNNEIQREIISWIGLGMPRVRR
- a CDS encoding NADP-dependent oxidoreductase, giving the protein MKAMRFHEFGSSEVLRYEDVDRPVPGTGQVLVRVAATSFNPVDDHIRAGVLAEMIPITLPYVPGIDLAGTVAELGADIEGLEVGDRVVAMLPLDSAGGAAEYVLAPAESLAPAPRTTQLADAAALPLTGLAAWQTAFELAQLKPGQTVLVNGAGGAVGSLVVQLAVDAGAHVTAVDAPQHAARLEGYGADRVVGPLSLAAGPAAVGGPFQAVVNHVRVSPEELAQLTNYVADGGVAASTAGPIPEDPARGVRSASLWVRSDGAQLTELVAKVDAGKLRVHVAAHRPVSELAAVHEDAGAGRLPGKTVVLAP